The Agromyces mariniharenae genome includes a window with the following:
- a CDS encoding SOS response-associated peptidase encodes MCGRFANDAKVDEMIQEFVAEGGDYRDWRPSYSIAPTQVVPIVRERKNSDTGEVTRSVDAAVWNFHPSFMKDSKRPQFNTRIETVATNGLWKGAFASSRCLVPMRGYYEWTGEPGSKQAWFLHGEAPLLAAAGIYTARKVDDEWEVSMSIITREAKDASGEIHDRMPVFLERDVWDEYLAPVKLDDSGKEQMVALLTGESDKVASSITSYEVDRKVNNSRTANPDDATLIEPLG; translated from the coding sequence ATGTGCGGACGCTTCGCGAACGACGCCAAGGTCGACGAGATGATCCAGGAGTTCGTCGCCGAGGGCGGCGACTACCGCGACTGGAGGCCCTCGTACTCGATCGCACCTACGCAGGTCGTGCCGATCGTGCGCGAGCGAAAGAACTCCGACACGGGCGAGGTCACCCGCTCGGTCGACGCCGCGGTGTGGAACTTCCACCCGTCGTTCATGAAGGACTCGAAGCGGCCGCAGTTCAACACGCGCATCGAGACGGTCGCCACCAACGGGCTGTGGAAGGGCGCCTTCGCCTCCTCGCGCTGCCTCGTGCCGATGCGGGGCTACTACGAGTGGACGGGTGAGCCGGGAAGCAAGCAGGCCTGGTTCCTGCACGGCGAGGCGCCGCTGCTCGCCGCGGCCGGCATCTACACCGCGCGCAAGGTCGACGACGAGTGGGAGGTCTCGATGTCGATCATCACGCGCGAGGCGAAGGATGCCTCGGGCGAGATCCACGACCGCATGCCCGTGTTCCTCGAGCGCGACGTGTGGGACGAGTACCTCGCGCCCGTCAAGCTCGACGACTCCGGCAAGGAGCAGATGGTCGCGCTGCTCACGGGCGAGTCCGACAAGGTCGCCTCGTCGATCACGAGCTACGAGGTCGACCGGAAGGTCAACAACTCGCGCACCGCGAACCCCGACGACGCGACGCTCATCGAGCCGCTCGGCTGA
- a CDS encoding DUF2255 family protein, with product MSTWTSDELDRIAGAEELRVSSRRRDGSFSRPIIIWVVRVGDDLFVRSAYGPDNPWFVNARRRGRGRITAGGVEREVDFADASGADPEAIDAAYHAKYDPISSPRIVATVVGEKVHPLTLRLDARGD from the coding sequence ATGAGCACCTGGACGAGCGACGAGCTCGACCGCATCGCGGGAGCGGAGGAGCTGCGCGTCTCCTCCCGCCGCCGAGACGGCAGCTTCAGCAGGCCGATCATCATCTGGGTCGTGCGCGTCGGCGACGACCTCTTCGTGCGCAGCGCGTACGGGCCCGACAACCCCTGGTTCGTCAACGCGCGGCGTCGCGGTCGCGGGCGCATCACGGCGGGCGGCGTCGAGCGCGAGGTCGACTTCGCGGATGCCTCGGGCGCCGATCCCGAGGCGATCGATGCGGCGTACCACGCGAAGTACGACCCCATCAGCAGCCCGCGCATCGTCGCGACGGTCGTCGGCGAGAAGGTGCATCCGCTCACGCTGCGGCTCGACGCGCGCGGGGACTGA
- a CDS encoding MarR family winged helix-turn-helix transcriptional regulator, translating to MPDTAARLGSLISPLRRSLLRVARSSEHLPEIPDAQVELLRALPAGRESSPGELADELGLSRPTISNLLRDMERAKLVTRRGATDDRRRVVVAASDRALDLLARFDRASAAVLAEVLGRLSDDDRRALDAALPALERLRDAVEDVSHHRAEGGLR from the coding sequence ATGCCGGATACCGCCGCCAGGCTCGGCAGCCTCATCTCGCCGCTGCGTCGTTCGCTGCTCCGGGTCGCCCGGTCGTCGGAGCACCTGCCCGAGATCCCCGACGCGCAGGTCGAGCTGCTCCGGGCGCTGCCCGCCGGGCGCGAGTCCTCGCCGGGCGAGCTCGCCGACGAGCTGGGCCTCAGCCGCCCGACGATCAGCAACCTGCTGCGGGACATGGAGCGCGCGAAGCTCGTGACCCGGCGGGGCGCCACCGACGATCGTCGCAGGGTCGTCGTCGCGGCATCCGATCGAGCCCTCGACCTCCTCGCGCGGTTCGACCGGGCCAGCGCCGCCGTGCTCGCCGAGGTGCTCGGTCGGCTGAGCGACGACGACCGTCGCGCGCTCGACGCCGCCCTGCCCGCGCTCGAGCGATTGCGCGACGCGGTCGAGGACGTGTCGCATCACCGCGCCGAAGGAGGCCTCCGATGA
- a CDS encoding flavin-dependent oxidoreductase, whose translation MRIVIVGAGIGGLVAALSLHAAGHRGIRVVERVRELRPLGVGINLLPHAVRELTELGLGEQVARIGVAPARLAYFNRHGQPIWSEPRGLEAGYRWPQLSVHRGEFQLLLVEEVERRLGAGTVRQGLRLTAVDHGAGDGGADVARFADASGAITSMEADVIVAADGIHSAIRRQHHPDEHGPVWNGLVLWRGTAIVPAYLDGRTMIMAGDGEQKFVAYPLAAPDAPAGLSRVNFIAERRAPEGAEAQSDWNRPVDPAPIVDLFAHWRFDWLDVPSVIGSAERILEYPMVDRDPIPRWTFVRTVLLGDAAHAMYPNGSNGASQAILDARTLAHRLATEPTIEGALAAYEDERRPATARLLEMTRRLGPEQVMQLAYERAPGGFADVHDVIPQAELERIARDYKVAAGFDPARLNERSSLSVPATSPQGV comes from the coding sequence GTGCGCATCGTCATCGTCGGAGCCGGGATCGGCGGACTCGTCGCCGCGCTGAGCCTGCACGCGGCCGGGCACCGCGGCATCCGGGTCGTCGAGCGGGTGCGCGAGCTGCGGCCCCTCGGCGTCGGCATCAACCTGTTGCCGCATGCGGTGCGCGAGCTCACCGAGCTCGGCCTGGGGGAGCAGGTGGCGCGCATCGGCGTCGCACCCGCGCGGCTCGCGTACTTCAACCGCCACGGCCAGCCGATCTGGAGCGAGCCGCGCGGCCTCGAGGCCGGCTACCGCTGGCCGCAGCTGTCGGTGCATCGCGGCGAGTTCCAGCTGCTGCTCGTCGAGGAGGTGGAGCGGCGGCTCGGCGCCGGCACCGTGCGGCAGGGCCTGCGGCTGACCGCGGTCGACCACGGCGCGGGCGACGGCGGCGCCGACGTGGCGCGCTTCGCCGACGCATCCGGTGCGATCACCTCGATGGAGGCCGACGTGATCGTCGCGGCCGACGGCATCCACTCCGCGATCCGCCGGCAGCATCATCCCGACGAGCACGGCCCCGTCTGGAACGGGCTGGTCCTCTGGCGCGGCACGGCGATCGTGCCCGCCTACCTCGACGGCCGCACGATGATCATGGCCGGCGACGGCGAGCAGAAGTTCGTCGCGTACCCCCTGGCGGCACCGGATGCCCCGGCCGGCCTGTCGCGGGTCAACTTCATCGCCGAGCGACGCGCGCCCGAGGGCGCTGAGGCCCAGTCCGACTGGAACCGCCCGGTCGACCCCGCGCCGATCGTCGACCTGTTCGCCCACTGGAGGTTCGACTGGCTCGACGTGCCGTCGGTCATCGGGTCGGCGGAGCGCATCCTCGAATACCCGATGGTCGACCGCGACCCGATCCCGCGGTGGACGTTCGTCCGCACGGTGCTCCTCGGCGACGCTGCGCACGCGATGTACCCGAACGGCTCGAACGGCGCGTCGCAGGCGATCCTCGATGCCCGCACCCTCGCGCATCGGCTGGCGACGGAGCCGACGATCGAGGGCGCGCTCGCCGCGTACGAGGACGAGCGTCGACCGGCCACGGCGCGCCTGCTCGAGATGACCCGGCGTCTCGGCCCCGAGCAGGTCATGCAGCTCGCCTACGAGCGCGCGCCGGGCGGCTTCGCCGACGTCCACGACGTGATCCCGCAGGCTGAGCTCGAGCGCATCGCCCGCGACTACAAGGTGGCCGCCGGCTTCGACCCGGCGCGCCTCAACGAGCGGTCGTCGCTGAGCGTGCCGGCCACGTCGCCGCAGGGGGTGTGA
- a CDS encoding alpha/beta fold hydrolase, whose translation MIDAIPALTEMPSPQYVMSGDGRRIATYLWGEEDAPTVLAVHGFASSCRDNWVNTGWVRDLTRAGYRVLGVDQRGHGASDKPHDPGEYTMDALVGDLVTVLDTYLLDTVLYVGYSLGARVGWQVAVQVPHHVERAVLGGIPDGRPLARLQIDQARAYAEHGTPVEDPVTRNYVTLAERVAGNDLRALIALAEGMRLGDADPDPSNPPAQRVLFATGSEDAILERSRSLAAATPNGTFVELPDRHHFNAPGSRVFRTAALEFLAGRD comes from the coding sequence ATGATCGACGCGATCCCCGCCCTCACCGAGATGCCGTCGCCGCAGTACGTGATGTCGGGCGACGGCCGCCGCATCGCGACCTACCTCTGGGGCGAGGAGGACGCCCCGACCGTGCTCGCGGTCCACGGGTTCGCGTCGAGCTGCCGCGACAACTGGGTGAACACGGGCTGGGTGCGCGACCTGACGCGCGCGGGCTACCGCGTGCTGGGCGTCGACCAGCGCGGACACGGAGCGAGCGACAAGCCGCACGACCCGGGTGAGTACACGATGGACGCCCTGGTCGGCGACCTCGTCACGGTGCTCGACACCTACCTCCTCGACACCGTGCTCTACGTCGGGTACTCGCTCGGCGCGCGCGTGGGCTGGCAGGTCGCCGTGCAGGTGCCGCATCACGTCGAGCGCGCGGTGCTCGGCGGCATCCCCGACGGTCGCCCCCTCGCGCGCCTGCAGATCGACCAGGCCCGCGCGTATGCCGAGCACGGCACGCCCGTCGAGGACCCGGTCACCCGGAACTACGTGACGCTCGCCGAGCGCGTCGCGGGCAACGACCTGCGTGCGCTCATCGCGCTCGCCGAGGGCATGCGGCTCGGCGACGCCGACCCCGACCCGTCGAATCCGCCCGCGCAGCGCGTCCTGTTCGCGACGGGCTCCGAGGACGCGATCCTCGAGCGCTCGCGCTCGCTCGCCGCGGCCACGCCGAACGGCACGTTCGTCGAGCTGCCCGACCGGCACCACTTCAATGCGCCGGGGTCGCGCGTGTTCCGCACGGCCGCGCTCGAGTTCCTCGCCGGGCGCGACTGA